From Haloarcula sp. CBA1127, a single genomic window includes:
- a CDS encoding ABC transporter permease has protein sequence MALPRWFPVARKEATTLLKSKGTWILAPLLVVWGYGPTYISWDTLGPDVTVGFVQVAGSFLLPLCVLLLTYRSIIQERTSGSLKFLLGLPLTRTDILIGKVFGRSVGAVVPFAVSTVVLGVIGGFKFGLFSPLRFIGVFLVTVLYIAVLVSIATAASAVTTSTVRVTAVLFGGFFLFLTLGWKIVGVRLYSAVTGNAVNPLNPPADSLLFAILRISPGRAYRTVTNWILGLANSGDQYTSVATVLYPGHSVNAYVVDAAFSGQPVPVYLHEPLALVVLLLWGVVPLALASYRFNRGDLA, from the coding sequence ATGGCCCTCCCCCGATGGTTCCCCGTTGCACGGAAAGAGGCAACCACGTTACTCAAATCGAAAGGCACCTGGATACTTGCACCCCTGCTCGTCGTCTGGGGGTATGGACCAACCTACATCAGTTGGGATACCCTTGGCCCGGACGTTACGGTCGGGTTCGTGCAGGTAGCCGGGTCGTTCCTCCTCCCACTCTGTGTGCTGTTACTGACCTATCGGTCGATTATCCAGGAGCGCACGTCGGGCAGTCTGAAATTCCTGCTGGGGCTGCCACTCACGCGGACTGACATTCTCATCGGCAAAGTCTTCGGTCGGAGCGTCGGCGCTGTGGTACCATTTGCCGTTTCAACAGTTGTTCTCGGCGTGATTGGCGGTTTCAAGTTCGGGCTGTTCTCCCCGCTGCGTTTCATCGGCGTGTTTCTGGTGACGGTACTGTACATCGCTGTGCTCGTGTCGATCGCAACAGCAGCATCGGCAGTGACGACTAGCACAGTCCGTGTGACCGCCGTACTCTTCGGCGGTTTCTTTCTGTTTTTGACACTTGGGTGGAAAATCGTTGGTGTCCGTCTCTACTCAGCTGTGACCGGGAACGCAGTGAATCCGCTCAACCCGCCAGCTGACAGTCTCTTGTTCGCTATCCTTCGGATTTCGCCGGGTCGAGCGTACCGAACTGTGACGAACTGGATACTCGGACTGGCGAACTCCGGTGACCAGTACACGTCAGTCGCCACGGTACTGTATCCCGGGCACTCGGTCAACGCGTACGTCGTTGACGCAGCCTTCAGTGGACAGCCAGTCCCGGTCTACCTTCACGAACCACTCGCTCTCGTCGTATTACTTCTCTGGGGAGTCGTCCCGCTAGCACTGGCCAGCTATCGATTCAACCGAGGTGACCTCGCATGA
- a CDS encoding metal-dependent hydrolase: MMLPTHAIAGLAIATPLLVLAPDHAAVALAGGLVGGVLPDLDLYSGHRRTLHYPSGYTLAAVPTAGFTAVLQTPLLVALTFVLMGAALHCRMDRYGGGLELRPWEGTSERAVYDHVRGQWRPPKRWIQYDGAPSDVGLMVLAGAPLFVVLDGPFRWVVAAALVTGATYSLLRRRLATLAPVVFGNVPESIAAHVPDRYRQ; the protein is encoded by the coding sequence ATGATGCTGCCGACGCACGCGATAGCGGGGCTCGCCATCGCGACACCGCTGCTCGTCCTTGCGCCAGACCACGCCGCGGTAGCGCTCGCTGGCGGCCTCGTCGGTGGCGTTCTGCCCGACCTCGACCTGTACTCGGGCCACCGGCGCACGCTGCACTATCCCAGCGGGTACACACTCGCGGCTGTCCCGACTGCCGGGTTCACCGCCGTCCTCCAGACACCGCTGCTCGTCGCGCTCACGTTCGTACTGATGGGCGCTGCTCTCCACTGCCGGATGGACCGGTACGGCGGCGGCCTGGAACTCCGCCCGTGGGAAGGCACGTCCGAACGCGCCGTGTACGACCACGTTCGCGGGCAGTGGCGGCCGCCGAAGCGATGGATACAGTACGACGGTGCGCCGTCGGATGTGGGACTGATGGTACTTGCGGGTGCCCCGTTGTTCGTCGTTCTGGACGGGCCGTTCCGGTGGGTCGTCGCCGCGGCCCTCGTCACCGGCGCGACGTACAGCCTCCTCCGGCGTCGACTGGCAACCCTGGCCCCCGTCGTGTTCGGCAACGTCCCCGAGTCGATTGCGGCCCACGTCCCGGACCGATACCGGCAGTAG
- the hop gene encoding halorhodopsin — MTAASTTATTVLQATQSDVLQELQSNFLLNSSIWVNIALAGVVILLFVAMGRDIESPRAKLIWVATMLVPLVSISSYAGLASGLTVGFLQMPPGHALAGQEVLSPWGRYLTWTFSTPMILLALGLLADTDIASLFTAITMDIGMCVTGLAAALITSSHLLRWVFYGISCAFFVAVLYVLLVQWPADAEAAGTSEIFGTLKILTVVLWLGYPILWALGSEGVALLSVGVTSWGYSGLDILAKYVFAFLLLRWVAANEGTVSGSGMGIGSGGAAPADD, encoded by the coding sequence ATGACAGCTGCCAGTACCACTGCAACGACAGTGCTTCAGGCGACACAGTCAGACGTGTTACAGGAGCTACAGTCGAATTTCCTCCTGAACTCATCGATCTGGGTGAACATCGCGCTGGCGGGCGTCGTCATCCTCCTGTTCGTCGCGATGGGTCGTGACATCGAATCGCCCCGCGCGAAACTCATCTGGGTCGCGACGATGCTGGTGCCGCTGGTCTCGATTTCCAGCTACGCTGGCCTCGCTTCCGGGCTGACAGTCGGCTTTCTGCAGATGCCACCGGGCCACGCCCTCGCCGGGCAGGAGGTCCTGTCACCGTGGGGCCGCTACCTGACGTGGACGTTCTCGACACCGATGATTCTCCTGGCGCTGGGCCTGCTGGCTGACACCGACATTGCGTCGCTGTTCACCGCAATCACGATGGACATCGGGATGTGTGTGACCGGCCTCGCCGCCGCGCTCATCACCTCCTCGCACCTCCTCCGCTGGGTGTTTTACGGCATCAGCTGTGCGTTCTTCGTCGCGGTCCTGTACGTCCTGCTCGTCCAGTGGCCGGCCGACGCAGAGGCCGCCGGAACGAGCGAGATATTCGGGACGCTCAAGATTCTCACCGTGGTGCTGTGGCTGGGCTACCCGATTCTGTGGGCGCTGGGCTCCGAGGGCGTTGCCCTCCTGAGCGTCGGCGTCACCTCGTGGGGTTACTCCGGTCTGGACATCCTCGCAAAGTACGTATTCGCGTTCCTGCTCCTGCGCTGGGTCGCCGCCAACGAGGGCACCGTCTCAGGGTCTGGGATGGGCATCGGCTCCGGCGGCGCTGCGCCCGCAGATGACTGA
- a CDS encoding NAD-binding protein translates to MISLTALRERVDDDIDPPSVLVISDRHVGSEVVTTLDQSTDACLVTDHDGVAGQTPDDTRVVVGDGRERAVLQDAGAETADAALISMQTDHGAFLVTQLLRTQFDVETVVVVLNDPQHRSAFESAGSTVICGSQVLATELERAVATTLQTPETA, encoded by the coding sequence ATGATATCTCTTACCGCACTCCGCGAGCGAGTGGATGACGACATCGACCCCCCGTCGGTACTGGTCATCAGCGACCGGCACGTCGGGTCTGAGGTAGTAACGACGTTAGACCAAAGCACCGATGCCTGTCTCGTCACCGACCACGACGGCGTTGCCGGGCAAACGCCCGACGACACCCGCGTGGTAGTCGGTGACGGGCGGGAGCGTGCTGTTCTTCAGGACGCCGGGGCCGAAACGGCCGATGCCGCCCTGATCTCGATGCAGACGGACCACGGGGCGTTCCTCGTGACACAACTGCTTCGGACGCAGTTCGATGTCGAAACTGTGGTCGTCGTGCTCAATGATCCACAGCATCGATCGGCGTTCGAGTCGGCTGGCTCGACGGTGATCTGTGGCTCGCAGGTCTTGGCGACCGAACTGGAACGCGCTGTTGCAACGACACTTCAGACGCCCGAAACCGCGTAA
- a CDS encoding aldo/keto reductase, giving the protein MNLPPVGLGTMGIEDESVVRTAVDCGYRHLDTAQIYDNESTVGAGIATAETDRADLTVATKLWIDALGATAVRPSTEASLDRLGLDTVDLLYVHRPRGDYDPETTLPAVEAVREAGLTEHVGLSNFDPDQLAVARDHLDTIAAHQVEFHPLFWREALLTDAQKHGYPLVAYAPLAGGRVFEEPTIVDIAAQHETTPAAVSIAWVTSYENVVTIPKASSRSHLEANLAAADLELTDAEIARIEAIEREEELFPE; this is encoded by the coding sequence ATGAATCTCCCACCGGTCGGACTCGGCACGATGGGTATCGAGGACGAGTCCGTCGTTCGGACGGCTGTCGACTGTGGCTACCGCCACCTCGACACCGCGCAAATCTACGACAACGAGAGTACTGTGGGCGCGGGTATCGCCACTGCCGAAACCGACCGGGCTGACCTGACTGTCGCGACAAAACTCTGGATCGACGCCCTCGGGGCGACCGCTGTCCGTCCAAGCACGGAAGCCAGCCTCGACCGACTCGGTCTCGACACCGTCGACCTCCTATACGTCCACCGCCCACGTGGCGACTACGACCCCGAAACGACGCTGCCCGCCGTCGAGGCCGTGCGCGAGGCAGGACTGACAGAGCACGTTGGGCTCTCGAACTTCGACCCCGACCAGTTGGCTGTCGCGCGCGACCACCTTGACACGATTGCTGCACATCAGGTCGAGTTCCATCCGCTGTTCTGGCGCGAAGCATTGCTCACTGACGCCCAGAAACACGGCTACCCGCTGGTCGCGTACGCACCGCTGGCCGGCGGTCGCGTGTTCGAGGAACCGACCATTGTCGACATCGCTGCCCAGCACGAGACGACCCCGGCCGCCGTCAGCATCGCCTGGGTGACCAGCTACGAGAACGTCGTCACGATTCCAAAGGCGTCCTCACGGTCCCACCTCGAAGCCAACCTCGCCGCTGCCGACCTGGAACTGACCGACGCCGAAATTGCGCGCATCGAAGCCATCGAGCGTGAAGAAGAGCTGTTCCCGGAGTGA
- a CDS encoding DNA-directed RNA polymerase subunit P, whose product MSYKCSRCKRDVTLDEYGGVRCPYCGHRVLLKERSPDVKEINVN is encoded by the coding sequence ATGAGCTACAAGTGTTCACGCTGTAAGCGCGACGTGACGCTGGACGAGTACGGCGGCGTTCGCTGTCCGTACTGCGGACACCGCGTCCTGCTGAAGGAGCGGTCGCCCGACGTCAAAGAGATCAACGTCAACTGA
- a CDS encoding Lrp/AsnC family transcriptional regulator translates to MADAEYPIDDLDRNIIYALQQDARHTSASEIAESLDVSARTVRNRITKLEEAGVIAGYNVDVDYEAAGYQLHTLIVCTAPIHEREEVAQRALDVSGVVAIREVMTGADNVHVEVVGTDGNDLSRIGRDLNDIGLEVVDEDLIRNEYTRPFHQFGHDDADADTN, encoded by the coding sequence ATGGCCGACGCGGAGTACCCTATCGACGACCTGGACCGGAACATCATATACGCGCTCCAGCAGGATGCGAGACACACGTCAGCGAGTGAGATCGCCGAGTCGCTCGACGTCTCCGCACGAACTGTTCGGAATCGCATCACAAAGCTCGAAGAGGCCGGTGTTATCGCCGGCTACAATGTCGATGTCGATTACGAGGCCGCGGGGTATCAGCTCCATACGCTCATCGTCTGTACGGCACCGATCCACGAGCGCGAGGAGGTCGCACAGCGGGCACTCGACGTGTCCGGCGTCGTCGCCATCCGGGAGGTCATGACCGGGGCCGACAACGTCCACGTCGAGGTCGTTGGAACTGATGGAAACGACCTGAGCCGCATTGGCAGGGACCTCAACGATATCGGACTGGAGGTCGTCGACGAAGACCTCATTCGGAACGAGTACACCCGGCCGTTCCACCAGTTCGGGCACGACGATGCTGATGCAGACACTAACTAA
- a CDS encoding ABC transporter ATP-binding protein: protein MTPPAIETDGLSKQYGDVVALDELNMTVAQGEVYGFLGPNGAGKSTTINLLMDYIKPTSGTARVLGHDPWNDVVACHQRVGICPDRFETYESLSARRHLELVIDTKRADDAPRALLERVGLADAIERPAGEFSQGMEQRLALAMSLVGEPDLLILDEPFTGLDPHGVALVRDVVEAESERGATVFFSSHVLGQVDLVCDRVGILYEGDLIAEGTLPALRDTCDLSSDATVEDIFMRLTDGSAHAGEVDA from the coding sequence ATGACGCCACCGGCAATCGAGACTGATGGCCTTTCGAAACAGTACGGCGACGTTGTTGCGCTCGATGAACTGAACATGACTGTTGCACAGGGCGAGGTGTACGGCTTCCTCGGCCCGAACGGCGCCGGCAAGTCGACCACGATCAACCTGCTGATGGACTACATCAAACCAACGTCGGGGACAGCGCGCGTTCTCGGCCACGACCCGTGGAACGATGTCGTTGCCTGTCATCAGCGCGTTGGTATCTGCCCCGACCGTTTCGAGACCTACGAGTCGCTGTCCGCGCGGCGGCATCTCGAACTGGTGATCGATACGAAGCGTGCGGACGACGCCCCGCGGGCGCTGCTTGAGCGCGTCGGACTGGCCGACGCCATCGAAAGGCCCGCCGGCGAGTTCTCACAGGGGATGGAACAGCGGTTGGCACTCGCGATGAGTCTCGTCGGGGAGCCGGACCTCCTGATTCTCGACGAGCCGTTCACCGGGCTTGACCCCCACGGTGTCGCGCTGGTACGAGATGTTGTGGAAGCGGAGTCCGAACGCGGTGCGACGGTGTTCTTCTCCAGTCACGTTCTTGGGCAAGTCGATCTAGTCTGTGACCGCGTCGGGATTCTCTATGAGGGGGATCTCATTGCCGAAGGGACCCTGCCGGCGCTCCGAGACACCTGTGACCTTTCGTCTGACGCGACAGTCGAGGATATCTTCATGAGACTGACTGACGGCTCCGCACACGCTGGGGAGGTGGACGCGTGA
- a CDS encoding KEOPS complex subunit Pcc1 yields the protein MTATHQTHLTAEYGSADRARAIERSIRPEIDDIEGNRTTARLSRNGRQVELTVEAADLVALRAGINTWLTLRGVAEDALAGRK from the coding sequence ATGACTGCGACACATCAGACCCACCTCACCGCCGAGTACGGCAGCGCCGACCGGGCTCGCGCCATCGAGCGGAGCATTCGTCCCGAAATCGACGATATCGAGGGCAACCGGACGACGGCGCGGCTCAGCCGGAATGGACGGCAAGTCGAACTCACTGTCGAGGCGGCCGACCTCGTCGCACTGCGGGCCGGCATCAACACGTGGCTGACGCTGCGTGGCGTTGCCGAGGACGCTCTGGCGGGACGGAAGTGA
- a CDS encoding 50S ribosomal protein L37ae, whose amino-acid sequence MWPLGGQQTTMASKSGKTGSSGRFGARYGRVSRRRVAEIESEMNEDHACPNCGEDRVDRQGTGIWQCSYCDYKFTGGSYKPETPGGKTVRRSIRAALSEDEE is encoded by the coding sequence ATGTGGCCGCTCGGCGGACAACAGACCACTATGGCTAGCAAGAGCGGAAAGACCGGCAGCTCGGGCCGTTTCGGCGCTCGCTACGGTCGCGTGTCCCGACGCCGCGTTGCAGAGATCGAATCGGAGATGAACGAGGACCACGCCTGTCCGAACTGCGGCGAAGACCGCGTTGACCGTCAGGGCACGGGCATCTGGCAGTGCAGCTACTGTGACTACAAGTTCACCGGCGGCAGTTACAAGCCGGAGACGCCTGGTGGCAAGACTGTTCGACGCTCCATTCGGGCCGCACTGTCCGAAGACGAGGAGTAA
- a CDS encoding PAS domain S-box protein, which translates to MIGNDLDDVAFAGARQTGAASRDIEVVYLDSDATAREQIHEGLADHHADITVTSVATIDAALEAAASTAVSCLVLDPAGLGDIPAALVSNDRYPVVLYTDATATDSAATVFEDAETVVRKQGDRQPMFLAEKIVSVASVSADRTESALRDALSGIESRAEANEIAVLLADDGTVHWSSDSVSTFVDRLDDTRRVEGFYDTMRTALPDTPSGHRQLQRLRDAPTEPVTVRVPGSDRDQYLLRHGHELPDAAGGLTLVLLRDITETARRDARTALLDLLVEQAQDGLYTLDERGVIDFCNESFAATLGYEPDELCGEHASTVLASGELSKGQATVETLLETPEKESTTADLTFCRKDGTEREVSINYTLIHDEDGNYSGLIGVARDITEHCNREREYQEMTERLNFALEGAELGVWDWNPKTNDVTFDERWTGMLGYTRDELEPHYETWADLVHPDDLDRVEQALAELKSGETDLYQSEFRMRTKDGEWRWIRDIGKVFEWNDDEAVRAVGIHQDITEERTRQDAIERQRDELATLNGVNMLIQDLIHALGGAATRHETAETVCERIVESDLCDLAWIGERAGADDRLVPKTVAGDNGDVLDELIVSDGNDQVLCETALVTGAVQTIQDCGDPTEFKQCGAAAREQGFKSAAAIPLVQGNTVHGVLCVYADQPAAFGGRIADSFAVLGKMVGYTLAAVQNRQLLSDDTALELTFESECSDIPLVSAANAYGCRIEVVEFVDTEPTHLLYVSVDEGPPDAVSAHLCSQTEILGSRVVRADGSSGVIELQVTETVQSLLLDVGARCRTVVADDGALSITVEAPPDADSRAIRDAVSDRVPDSTLTAKQECDQADNILDAETDPRNHLTDRQEEVLRRAFLTGYYAWPRDTNAEQLAERLGIASPTLHQHLRRAHRNLIDAVFDMQR; encoded by the coding sequence ATGATTGGAAACGACCTCGACGACGTCGCGTTTGCGGGAGCGAGACAGACCGGCGCTGCCAGTCGAGACATCGAAGTCGTGTATCTCGATTCCGACGCGACGGCACGGGAGCAGATACACGAGGGGCTGGCGGACCACCACGCCGACATAACAGTGACGAGCGTGGCAACGATAGATGCCGCACTGGAAGCCGCCGCGTCGACGGCGGTCTCCTGTCTCGTCCTCGACCCGGCTGGACTGGGAGATATCCCGGCCGCACTGGTGTCGAACGACCGCTACCCGGTCGTCCTCTACACCGACGCCACTGCGACGGACAGCGCTGCAACTGTCTTCGAGGATGCGGAGACGGTCGTCAGGAAACAGGGAGACAGACAGCCGATGTTTCTGGCAGAGAAGATCGTCAGCGTCGCGTCGGTGTCGGCTGATCGGACCGAGTCCGCACTCCGAGATGCGCTGTCCGGAATCGAATCGCGTGCTGAAGCGAACGAAATCGCTGTCCTGCTGGCGGACGACGGGACGGTACACTGGTCGAGTGATTCGGTATCGACGTTCGTTGACCGCCTCGACGATACCCGCCGGGTCGAGGGCTTTTACGACACCATGCGGACGGCACTTCCCGACACGCCCAGCGGCCATCGACAGTTACAGCGGCTCCGGGACGCCCCGACCGAACCGGTTACGGTCCGGGTTCCGGGTAGCGACCGCGACCAGTACCTCCTTCGACACGGGCACGAGCTACCGGACGCCGCGGGGGGACTCACGCTCGTCCTGCTGCGAGACATCACCGAAACCGCCCGCCGTGATGCCCGCACGGCGCTGCTGGATCTCCTCGTCGAGCAGGCACAGGACGGCCTTTACACGCTCGACGAACGTGGTGTCATCGACTTCTGTAACGAGTCGTTTGCGGCGACCCTCGGGTACGAGCCGGACGAACTGTGCGGTGAACACGCCTCGACAGTGCTGGCCTCCGGTGAACTCTCGAAGGGGCAGGCGACTGTTGAAACGCTGCTCGAAACGCCTGAGAAGGAGAGTACGACTGCCGATCTGACGTTCTGTCGGAAAGACGGTACCGAACGGGAGGTGTCGATCAACTACACGCTGATTCACGACGAAGACGGCAACTACAGCGGGCTGATCGGCGTCGCTCGGGACATCACGGAGCACTGTAACCGCGAGCGGGAGTATCAGGAGATGACTGAGCGATTGAATTTCGCGCTCGAAGGCGCGGAACTCGGCGTCTGGGACTGGAACCCCAAAACCAACGACGTCACCTTCGACGAGCGCTGGACCGGGATGCTCGGCTACACCAGAGACGAACTGGAGCCACACTACGAGACGTGGGCCGACCTCGTCCATCCTGACGACCTCGACCGAGTGGAACAAGCGCTCGCGGAACTGAAGTCCGGAGAGACCGATCTGTATCAGAGCGAGTTCCGGATGCGGACGAAAGACGGGGAGTGGCGATGGATCCGGGACATCGGCAAGGTGTTCGAGTGGAACGACGACGAGGCGGTCAGGGCCGTCGGGATCCATCAGGACATCACCGAGGAGCGGACACGTCAGGATGCGATCGAACGACAGCGCGACGAACTGGCGACACTCAACGGGGTCAACATGCTCATACAGGACCTCATTCACGCTCTGGGTGGTGCCGCGACTCGCCACGAGACTGCAGAGACAGTGTGTGAGCGCATTGTCGAATCAGACCTCTGTGACCTAGCGTGGATCGGTGAGCGAGCCGGCGCAGACGATAGACTCGTGCCGAAAACGGTAGCCGGCGACAATGGTGACGTTCTCGACGAACTCATCGTTAGTGACGGGAACGACCAAGTGCTGTGTGAAACAGCCCTCGTGACAGGTGCGGTCCAGACGATACAGGACTGCGGCGACCCGACCGAATTCAAGCAGTGTGGGGCCGCTGCTCGCGAGCAGGGGTTCAAGTCCGCCGCAGCGATTCCACTGGTTCAGGGGAACACTGTCCACGGTGTTCTCTGCGTGTACGCCGACCAGCCAGCGGCGTTCGGCGGCCGAATAGCTGACAGTTTCGCAGTCCTCGGTAAGATGGTCGGGTACACGCTCGCCGCGGTCCAGAACAGGCAACTGCTGTCTGACGATACCGCGCTCGAACTGACATTCGAATCGGAATGCTCTGACATACCCCTTGTCTCGGCGGCGAATGCGTACGGCTGCCGAATCGAGGTCGTCGAATTTGTCGATACCGAGCCGACGCATCTCCTCTATGTCTCCGTTGACGAAGGGCCGCCCGATGCAGTCTCTGCGCATCTCTGTTCTCAGACGGAGATTCTCGGTTCGCGGGTCGTCCGTGCAGACGGTTCCAGCGGCGTTATCGAGTTACAGGTTACAGAAACCGTCCAATCGCTGCTTCTCGATGTCGGTGCTCGCTGCCGGACGGTGGTTGCCGACGACGGGGCGCTCTCTATTACTGTCGAGGCCCCGCCGGATGCCGACTCCCGGGCGATACGGGACGCAGTCTCCGACCGGGTGCCTGACAGCACGCTGACGGCAAAGCAGGAGTGCGACCAGGCAGACAACATACTTGACGCCGAAACGGACCCACGCAACCACCTGACTGACCGTCAGGAGGAAGTTCTCCGCAGGGCCTTCCTGACGGGCTACTACGCCTGGCCCCGGGATACGAACGCCGAGCAACTGGCAGAGAGGCTCGGTATCGCGTCACCGACGCTCCATCAGCATCTCCGGCGAGCGCATCGGAATCTCATCGATGCTGTGTTCGATATGCAGCGATAA
- the aspS gene encoding aspartate--tRNA(Asn) ligase, giving the protein MENRTYTADAAPGDTVTVAGWVHEIRDLGGIAFLILRDTTGKIQVKFEKDEMDDDLVETGLNVQRESVISVTGDVEEEPRAPTGVEVTPESVDVISEADPELPLDPSGKVDAELPTRLDNRTLDLRKDEVKAIFEIRAEVLRSVREAFRDINCTEINTPKIVATGTEGGTELFPITYFGQEAFMNQSPQLFKQLMVGSGLERVFEIGPIFRAEEHNTPRHLNEATSIDFESAFYDHTEAMDACEHVVQSAYEGVAENCQDQLEALGLEDEFAAPEGDFPRLTYEEALDKINATGELDEPLVWGDDLSTEAEHVLGQEVGEHYFITDWPSEIKPFYIKDHDDDEEVSTGFDMMHPSMELVSGGQREHRFDHLVEGFEQQGLDPEAFEYYTKMFKYGMPPHAGWGLGGERLIMTMLGLENIREAVLFPRDRQRLSP; this is encoded by the coding sequence ATGGAAAACCGAACCTACACGGCGGACGCAGCGCCGGGTGACACGGTCACCGTCGCCGGCTGGGTCCACGAGATCCGAGACCTCGGTGGTATTGCCTTCCTTATCCTTCGAGACACCACCGGAAAGATACAGGTCAAGTTCGAGAAAGACGAGATGGACGACGACCTCGTGGAAACGGGGCTGAACGTCCAGCGCGAGTCGGTCATCTCGGTGACCGGCGACGTCGAAGAGGAGCCGCGCGCGCCGACCGGTGTCGAAGTCACGCCGGAGTCTGTCGACGTGATTTCGGAGGCCGATCCCGAACTGCCGCTTGACCCGTCGGGCAAGGTCGACGCCGAACTGCCGACCCGTCTCGACAACCGGACGCTCGACCTCCGCAAGGACGAGGTGAAGGCCATCTTCGAGATCCGCGCGGAGGTCCTCCGGTCGGTCCGCGAGGCGTTCCGCGATATCAACTGCACGGAGATCAACACGCCGAAGATCGTCGCCACGGGGACCGAAGGCGGCACCGAGCTGTTCCCGATCACGTACTTCGGCCAAGAAGCGTTCATGAACCAGAGCCCGCAGCTGTTCAAGCAGCTGATGGTCGGCTCCGGCCTCGAACGCGTCTTCGAAATCGGCCCGATCTTCCGCGCCGAAGAGCACAACACGCCGCGGCACCTCAACGAGGCGACCTCCATTGACTTCGAGTCGGCGTTCTACGACCACACCGAGGCGATGGACGCCTGCGAACACGTCGTCCAGTCCGCCTACGAGGGCGTCGCCGAGAACTGTCAGGACCAGCTCGAAGCGCTCGGTCTTGAAGACGAGTTCGCGGCTCCTGAGGGCGACTTCCCGCGACTCACCTACGAGGAAGCGCTCGACAAAATCAACGCCACCGGCGAACTCGACGAGCCGCTGGTGTGGGGCGACGACCTCTCGACGGAGGCCGAGCACGTCCTCGGGCAGGAAGTCGGCGAGCACTACTTCATCACGGACTGGCCCAGCGAGATCAAGCCGTTCTACATCAAGGACCACGACGACGACGAAGAGGTCTCGACCGGCTTCGACATGATGCACCCGTCGATGGAACTGGTCTCTGGTGGCCAGCGTGAGCACCGCTTTGACCACCTCGTCGAAGGGTTCGAACAGCAGGGCCTGGACCCGGAAGCCTTCGAGTACTACACCAAGATGTTCAAGTACGGTATGCCGCCACACGCCGGCTGGGGCCTCGGCGGCGAGCGCCTCATCATGACGATGCTCGGGCTGGAGAACATCCGGGAAGCGGTGCTGTTCCCGCGAGACAGACAGCGACTCTCTCCGTAG